In Lineus longissimus unplaced genomic scaffold, tnLinLong1.2, whole genome shotgun sequence, one genomic interval encodes:
- the LOC135503561 gene encoding uncharacterized protein LOC135503561, protein MNVSVCLQKAKKKCRSALNMYRRERLEKERVMAELEKVQYSNTAKLPSSLFIKKKQLKDSPHTRGILGSGSFGECLLQTFRGMVVSVKQFKHLDLHKRRVRYEVVKEAKVLLNLNASQHVPYLIGISVEDPPFVLVTSFHGISFKSSTLHSVMSRKTDIRCNPIDWIVVVKQICVGLGDIHNSGYLHNDLKTDNILIEYEGSGVNIVIIDFGKSCLIRKATRKVISIEERQSYRKRYPWVANEIIDGSATFSIASDIYSLGYVVNMIQKFGHLNTTRFLNICEQCMSNTVSSRPSLPRVIDLISGIV, encoded by the coding sequence ATGAACGTCTCAGTGTGTTTACAGAAGGCAAAGAAGAAATGTCGATCAGCTTTGAACATGTACCGCCGTGAAAGGCTTGAAAAAGAACGTGTCATGGCGGAACTTGAAAAGGTGCAGTATAGCAATACTGCAAAATTACCATCATCActgttcattaaaaaaaaacaactcaaAGACAGTCCTCATACGAGAGGAATACTCGGAAGTGGGTCCTTCGGTGAATGCCTGCTACAAACATTCAGAGGAATGGTCGTGTCCGTCAAACAATTCAAACATCTTGATCTGCATAAACGGCGTGTTCGTTATGAGGTCGTCAAGGAGGCAAAGGTTCTATTGAACCTTAATGCCTCACAACACGTACCATACCTGATAGGCATATCAGTAGAAGATCCTCCATTCGTTTTAGTAACTTCATTTCATGGAATAAGCTTCAAGTCAAGTACCTTACATTCGGTAATGTCGCGAAAAACTGATATTCGATGTAATCCTATTGACTGGATAGTTGTTGTGAAACAAATTTGTGTTGGGCTTGGCGACATTCATAACAGTGGTTACCTCCACAATGACTTAAAAACAGATAACATTCTCATCGAATATGAAGGGTCGGGAGTTAATATTGTCATTATTGACTTCGGTAAAAGCTGTCTAATACGCAAGGCAACACGTAAAGTAATATCTATAGAAGAGAGACAAAGTTACAGAAAAAGATACCCATGGGTCGCAAATGAGATAATTGATGGAAGCGCGACATTTTCCATTGCAAGCGATATCTATTCATTGGGATATGTTGTCAACATGATTCAGAAGTTTGGTCACTTGAACACCACGCGATTTCTAAACATTTGTGAGCAATGCATGTCGAATACTGTTTCTTCTAGACCATCTTTACCAAGAGTAATTGACCTCATTTCTGGTATAGTTTAG